In a single window of the Coffea eugenioides isolate CCC68of chromosome 3, Ceug_1.0, whole genome shotgun sequence genome:
- the LOC113765260 gene encoding uncharacterized protein LOC113765260, translated as MSTVAARSATAAIGAGQKNMMGGGLKNSYCVPMASTVNPTDPNVIETAKFAVKKYNERNDTARVFTNVEFGFCWPHGGTFYMLAIITQDVKGTHHDVAYVCDAGTGNGHTYEFMWYNNNNN; from the exons ATGTCTACGGTCGCAGCCAGATCCGCTACAGCTGCTATTGGTGCTGGACAG AAAAACATGATGGGTGGTGGTCTAAAAAACTCTTATTGTGTTCCTATGGCGTCAACCGTCAACCCGACAGACCCTAATGTGATTGAGACCGCAAAATTTGCAGTTAAAAAGTACAACGAGCGGAACGATACCGCTCGGGTTTTCACCAATGTAGAATTCGGCTTCTGCTGGCCCCATGGTGGCACTTTCTACATGCTTGCCATTATAACTCAGGATGTTAAGGGCACACATCACGACGTAGCATACGTTTGTGATGCAGGGACGGGCAATGGTCACACTTATGAATTCATGTGGtacaataataacaataattgA